The following coding sequences are from one Helicoverpa zea isolate HzStark_Cry1AcR chromosome 4, ilHelZeax1.1, whole genome shotgun sequence window:
- the LOC124629607 gene encoding immunoglobulin superfamily containing leucine-rich repeat protein, whose product MRWFIVTMSVMVWETILAGIAPPGSCPAVCACKWKGGKQTVECVDRALITVPEPVDPATQVLDLSGNNLQILPQEAFAKTGLLNLQRVYLRNCNIGQIHDRAFKGLTNLVELDLSYNLLTEIPSNSFKDAPFLRDLTLSQNPVLKVHTDALSNLGSVVKLDLSKCDIREIAPEAFRTLRSLESLKLNHNKLRDIPLSSLEKIEKLRAIDLSDNPWTCDCRLRDLKLWLAKHKLLSTPSCYAPTRLANRPFSELPIEEFACKPEILPASRHVEAAVGSNATITCRTEAVPSANINWYWNGRLLQNGSHFNSHQKIFIFEEGESTKKSSLILTNTQETDSSEFYCVAENKAGNAEANFTVHVTQLAAGMASLGSAQIASLGAALFLVVVVVSLALLITFVRFRPTPACESKTPNTIDRVVSGNEVHPTSTDRPHVAVLANRQDSPNYNDSKCNPVLKPPRANDIPYTTNHYEGRGSVVTAGGPIVVSPTVSGTIDPDLINDTRPDSAARPGSGEYARETSESLYPSGLWDQMKMTQASNLARAVSTAIPTYYNDRTPIIENCSVDGSQEELGYMSRTFPRTHAVPAPSGPVAGDAPYPPDYGLPVGGARTLRVWQRAPPVLPPVAALKRVLTITRPSAEDHFQDGCATDV is encoded by the coding sequence atgaggTGGTTTATAGTGACAATGAGCGTGATGGTGTGGGAAACAATTTTAGCCGGTATCGCACCCCCTGGCTCTTGTCCCGCGGTGTGTGCGTGTAAGTGGAAAGGAGGCAAGCAGACTGTGGAGTGTGTGGACAGAGCTCTTATAACAGTGCCCGAACCAGTAGACCCTGCCACGCAAGTATTGGACCTCTCTGGAAATAATCTTCAAATCCTTCCTCAGGAAGCTTTTGCCAAAACAGGGCTGCTCAACTTACAGAGAGTTTATTTACGCAATTGTAATATTGGCCAAATACATGATAGAGCTTTTAAAGGCTTAACCAATTTAGTTGAATTAGATCTATCCTATAATTTACTTACTGAGATCCCTTCAAATAGCTTCAAGGATGCTCCTTTTCTTAGGGACCTTACACTGTCCCAAAATCCAGTATTAAAAGTTCATACGGACGCTTTGAGCAATCTTGGCAGCGTTGTCAAACTTGATCTATCCAAATGCGATATCAGAGAAATAGCTCCAGAAGCATTCAGAACGTTGCGCTCGCTGGaatctttaaaattaaaccACAACAAGTTACGTGACATACCTTTGAGTTCATTAGAGAAGATTGAGAAACTGCGAGCTATAGACTTATCGGACAATCCGTGGACTTGTGATTGCCGGCTACGAGATCTCAAATTATGGTTGGCAAAACATAAATTGCTTTCAACTCCCAGCTGCTATGCGCCGACACGTCTAGCAAATCGACCATTTTCAGAGTTACCTATAGAAGAGTTTGCGTGTAAACCAGAAATATTACCAGCGAGCAGGCATGTCGAGGCAGCAGTAGGTTCCAATGCTACTATTACGTGCCGGACTGAAGCCGTGCCGAGCGCCAATATTAACTGGTACTGGAATGGTCGATTGCTTCAGAATGGAAGTCACTTTAACTCTCAccaaaaaatttttatttttgaagaaggTGAATCTACAAAGAAGTCATCCTTGATATTAACGAATACTCAAGAAACAGATTCTAGCGAGTTTTACTGTGTGGCCGAAAATAAAGCCGGGAATGCAGAAGCTAACTTTACTGTGCACGTCACACAGCTAGCAGCTGGGATGGCTTCCTTAGGGAGTGCACAGATAGCAAGCCTAGGAGCAGCTTTATTCCTAGTCGTAGTTGTTGTTTCTTTGGCTTTGCTTATTACTTTTGTCCGGTTTCGTCCAACGCCGGCTTGTGAGAGTAAAACACCAAATACGATAGACAGGGTAGTATCAGGAAATGAAGTACACCCAACGTCGACAGATCGACCTCACGTTGCAGTTTTGGCTAATAGACAAGACTCACCAAATTACAATGATTCAAAATGTAATCCGGTTCTCAAACCACCGAGAGCAAATGATATACCTTACACCACGAATCACTACGAGGGTAGAGGAAGCGTCGTGACTGCCGGTGGACCCATAGTTGTATCGCCAACAGTTTCTGGCACTATTGACCCCGATCTTATCAACGATACGAGGCCGGATAGCGCTGCTAGACCAGGAAGCGGCGAGTACGCCCGCGAGACCTCAGAATCATTATATCCATCCGGCCTTTGGGATCAAATGAAAATGACTCAGGCCAGTAATTTGGCTCGTGCGGTCAGTACGGCAATTCCCACGTACTATAACGATAGAACACCTATAATAGAGAATTGCAGCGTGGATGGGTCGCAGGAGGAGCTGGGCTACATGAGCCGCACGTTCCCGCGGACGCACGCGGTGCCGGCGCCGAGCGGGCCGGTGGCGGGCGACGCGCCGTACCCGCCCGACTACGGGCTGCCGGTGGGCGGCGCGCGCACGCTCCGCGTGTGGCAGCGGGCGCCGCCGGTGCTGCCGCCGGTGGCCGCGCTCAAGCGCGTGCTCACCATCACCAGGCCCTCGGCAGAGGACCACTTTCAGGATGGCTGTGCTACTGATGTTTAA